TAGACCGCGTGGGTGGTCAAAATGTCCTTGCCCACCAGATGGACCGTGGCTGGCCAATACCGGTCTATTGACGCGTTAGCCGGAAGATATTCGAGTGCTGAGATATAATTGCTGAGGGCGTCAAACCACACATAGGTGACATAGTCATCATCAAACGGCAGTTCAATGCCCCAGGATAGCCGTGATTTGGGGCGCGAAATAGAGAGGTCTTCTAGGGGTTTCTCCAAGAATCCCAGGACTTCATTGCGCCGGGAAAGGGGACGGATAAAATGTTCATGCTGATGAATATGTGTCCGTAACGCTTCCTGATACCGACTCATTCGAAAAAAGTAATTACTCTCACTTAATTGCTCAACCGGTCGTTTGCAGTCCGGGCAGAGTCCATCTTCGACATCTTTTTCTGTCCAAAATCGCTCATCGTAGGTGCAGTACCATCCTGTGTACTCAGCCTTGTAGATCAAATCTTTGTCATAGAGCGTTTGAAGAAACCGCTGAACGACGACTTGATGCTGATGGTCTGTGGTACGTATGAATCCATCATGACTGATCGAGAGCTTTTTCCAGAGGTCTTGAAATTGGGGCATGAGCCGATCGCAGTGCGTTTTCGGGTCGATATTGGATTTCGCCGCGGCCTGTTGAACTTTCTGTCCATGTTCGTCCAGGCCCGTTAAAAAAAACACCTCCTGCCCTTGTAACCGTCGAAAGCGAGCCAGGACATCCGCGGCGATCGTGGTATAGGCGTGTCCAATATGGGGAACATCATTGACGTAGTAAATGGGGGTGGTGATATAGAATGGTTGTGTCATAATAATTACGATGATCTGTGCCGCATGTTCTTCATCATGTGAATAAAATTATGTGGCACATAGCACTTGGCAATACGACGGCGAACAGCGTTTACCCGTCGGTCTCATACTGGTTGAAAGGCCTCTTGCAAGTGAACAAAAAATTGTTCAAAGCGTAGTTGATGATTGAGATTTCTTTGCATCCCCTGTTCGATGTCGTAGAGCTCTTCGAGGAGATCAAGAATACGCTGCGAGGATGTTGTGTGGACAATTTTCTGAAGACGAGAACATTGGTGTTGGTGAAGGAGTTCGTCATGCGAAGATTGCGTGGCCACGAGTAGCAGATCACGAAGCCCCGACCATAACCAGAAGAGGGCTTCTGATGTCTGTCCTGATTTGGTCAGCGTTTCGGCTGATGCCAAGCTGTCTGTAATGGACCGATCGGATTGTTCAAATAGAAGTGTGAAAAACTCTAGTTGCTTGTTTTTGGCAGCTTCGACGTCCAGGCTGAGAGCTTCTCCAATGCGGGCATTCGTCAATAGACTGAGCAAGCGAGCATCGGGTTCGGAGAGTGTCCGGTGGCGCATAAGGTAGTTTATGGCGTCGGTTTGATGCGGTGGAGAAAATCGAATCGTAAGACAACGGGATTTAATGGTCGAGAGCAGCGCCGACGGCCGAGCGGTGATGAGAATAAACAGGCAATGCTCTGGAGGTTCCTCCAGGGTTTTCAGTAAGGCATTGGCGGCCCCGATTGTGAGGCGATCGGCGTCGTCAATCAGGCAGATTTTTTTGTCTGCAAAAAGTGGTCGATAGATGACGTGATGTTCAATTTCACGTATTCGCTCGATTTTTATCTGCGGGTATTGGCCCTGGCTCTCATCCGGTTCAATGACCAACATGTCTGGATGGTTACGTGCGGCAATTTGGAGGCACGTTCGGCACTGTCCGCAGGCATCTGGAGGAGAGGGGAGAGTATGAGATTCGCAATTCATGGCCTGGATGAAACGGAGAGCGGTCATGCCTTTTCCAATGGCTGGGTCTCCGACGAATAAGTAGCCATGAGCCAGGCGATTGGACGTGATCGCCCGGCGTAGCCATTCAATCTGAGTCGAGTGGCCGATGATGTCTTGAAATGGCATAGGTCACGTGTGCTGATACTCAAGCCCGGCCTGATGGGGTTGAGGAACGGGTTTTGGTGATTCTTCGACGTGTGTTTTGAAAAAAGTCCATCACATGGTGTTGAATGGTTTTCCTGAGTTGTTCGGGACTTTCTTTTCCATTCATGATGACGATTCGGTCAGGCTCTTGATCGGCGAGCGATAAAAACCCTTTCCTGACACGATTGTGAAAGGCCACAGATTCACGGTCAAGGCGATTTTGGTCTTGGCTCCGTTGGCGTCTCCTCAGCCCCTCTTTCACTGGGAGATCGAACAGGAACGTCAAGTCGGGAGTGAGTCCCTGGGCTACGAACGCACACATCGTTTTCAAGGTATCAAGTGGGAGTTTTCTCCCATAGCCCTGGTACGCCAGCGTCGAATCAGTAAATCGGTCGCAAATGACCACGGTGCCTCGGGCAAGAGCCGGGAGAATCTTATGAGTGACGTGCTGAGAACGTGCGGCAAGCACCAGTGCCGTCTCGCATTCAGCGGTCATCTGTTCGGCGTCGTGCGTATTGGTTTGGTGATCGAGAAGCAAGGTCCGAATATGTTCGGCGTAGGTCGTTCCGCCTGGTTCTCGTGTCTCGAGCACTGAATATCCGAGTGAACGAAGCGTCGTATTCAGACGATGGCACTGAGTGGTTTTGCCTGATCCCTCAATGCCTTCAAATGTGAGGAAGATTCCTGACCTGACGTTTCGTCGTCGGATGGGTTGATTCCTCGTTTTCCGAATTTGCGCCACGTCGGTGATCCTAATCTAAGTGGTTGAAAATCTCAAGAAAAGGCTTGCGGGCACATCGGGATGTTTGTAAGATGGCTTACGGGAACCCCGCAATTCCTGCCTGGCTCACGGTCAGTTTGGCTTGGGAGCGAGGCGTTGTGTCTCGTTGACGATGTCACAATCATCTTTAAAGCGTTATTTTCTCACAGGATTACTCGTCATTACCCCGATTTGGGGAACAGTTCTTGTCCTCAAGACGCTGTTTGTGACCGTTGATAGCATTCTTGGAAATGTTCTGGCCGACTTGGTCATACAAGAATATTATTTCCCTGGATTAGGGATTATCGCGCTTTTTATTTTAATCCTTTTCGCTGGGATTCTCGCAACGAATATTCTTGGTAGGCGTATCGTCAAGCGCTGGGAGGGTTTTCTTGACCGTGTTCCCATCGTGCGAGGAATCTATGCCACGCTCAAATCCGTGATGGATATTCTGTCGTTCAAACAACGAGAAAAATATGACAAGGTCGTCATGATCCAATTTCCCAAGAATGGGAATTATTGTTTAGCGTTTGTGACCGGGGAAACACGGGATGAAGTCCAACGTCTGTCGACAGAGCCCCTCATTCATGTGTTCGTTCCAACCTCTCCCAACCCGACCTCTGGTTATTTCTTATTGGTTCCGGAGCATGAAGTGGTCCCAGTCGATCTCGAAGTCGAAGAAGCGATGAAACTGATTGTTTCGGGCGGTCTTTATTCCGCTGAAAAGCCTCCATCCGACAGACGAGAGACTGTACGACAAAAAACCCGGCCTTCGGTTCGACCAGATGTGGCGGATGTGTCCGATGTGAATGTCCCGACAGGAAGATAAAAGAAATGGCGCGAGTGCAACTATGAGCCTTGTC
The genomic region above belongs to Nitrospirales bacterium and contains:
- the holB gene encoding DNA polymerase III subunit delta' encodes the protein MPFQDIIGHSTQIEWLRRAITSNRLAHGYLFVGDPAIGKGMTALRFIQAMNCESHTLPSPPDACGQCRTCLQIAARNHPDMLVIEPDESQGQYPQIKIERIREIEHHVIYRPLFADKKICLIDDADRLTIGAANALLKTLEEPPEHCLFILITARPSALLSTIKSRCLTIRFSPPHQTDAINYLMRHRTLSEPDARLLSLLTNARIGEALSLDVEAAKNKQLEFFTLLFEQSDRSITDSLASAETLTKSGQTSEALFWLWSGLRDLLLVATQSSHDELLHQHQCSRLQKIVHTTSSQRILDLLEELYDIEQGMQRNLNHQLRFEQFFVHLQEAFQPV
- the tmk gene encoding dTMP kinase — encoded protein: MAQIRKTRNQPIRRRNVRSGIFLTFEGIEGSGKTTQCHRLNTTLRSLGYSVLETREPGGTTYAEHIRTLLLDHQTNTHDAEQMTAECETALVLAARSQHVTHKILPALARGTVVICDRFTDSTLAYQGYGRKLPLDTLKTMCAFVAQGLTPDLTFLFDLPVKEGLRRRQRSQDQNRLDRESVAFHNRVRKGFLSLADQEPDRIVIMNGKESPEQLRKTIQHHVMDFFQNTRRRITKTRSSTPSGRA
- a CDS encoding DUF502 domain-containing protein encodes the protein MSQSSLKRYFLTGLLVITPIWGTVLVLKTLFVTVDSILGNVLADLVIQEYYFPGLGIIALFILILFAGILATNILGRRIVKRWEGFLDRVPIVRGIYATLKSVMDILSFKQREKYDKVVMIQFPKNGNYCLAFVTGETRDEVQRLSTEPLIHVFVPTSPNPTSGYFLLVPEHEVVPVDLEVEEAMKLIVSGGLYSAEKPPSDRRETVRQKTRPSVRPDVADVSDVNVPTGR